The genomic stretch TTTTTCCGTGATTCGCGGATTCTGCGCCAGGTCTTCCAGAAATATCGTTTTGCCGGGAACCTGCATGGGAACTTTTTCGAGGAACAGGCGCGAGGTAATTACCGTTTTCAGATTGCACTGCCGCGCGCAGTCGGCCACGATCTCGTTCGAGGCGGTGTAGTTCAGATTCACCGGCACCTTCCCCGCAATCAAGGCGGCATAGTTCACCAGCGCGCCGCCCACCGAGGGTGGCAGCAGAATTCCCACCTTTTCCTGACCAACCCAGACTTTCTTCAATCGTCGTCCGAGGAAGATGGTTTTCAGCAGCGTGGCGAACCAGGAAAGTTTTGGTACTCGCGCATCGGCCATGGCGAAGCGGAACGGATGCCGCCGCGCTGTCGAGAGAAAACATCGGTGCAGCGGCTGGAGCCATTCGCGGTGATGCTGGAAGGCATCGGGATGCAGCTCCTGCACGCGGACGCGCACTTCGGCGGGAGTCGCGGTGGCTGCCATGGGCTGGCCGTAACTGACAATCACCGGGTAGGGAATGCGGCGGGGCGGCTTCCACACGAACCGCCCGCGCTCGTAACTGAAGATGCTGCCCCAGAGATTATCGAGATGCACCGGGATGATCGGCGCATCGAGTGTTCCCTCCGGCCCACGCATAATGCGTTCGAAGCCGCGGCGAAAGGGCAGCAGATTTCCGGTGCGCGTAATCTGGCCCTCGGCGAAGATGCAGGCCACGCCGCCTCCGGCTACCACATCGTGCGCCTCGCGCAGGGAGTGCAGCAGGTCGCGCGCCGAGGAATGCGAGGACACGGGAATCACTTCGAGCAGCTTGACGAAGGGCTTCAGCCAGGGCTTGTCGTACCACTCGCGGTCCATCAGGAATCGAATCGTCCGGTCGCTGGAGGCCTGCACCAGAATGGCATCAATCATCGAGAGATGATTGGAGACCAGCAACGCGCCGCCATTTTCCGGAATGTTGTCGCGCCCCAGCACGCGAATGCGGTAGATGGTTACGGTCAGCAGCCACAGCAGAAATCGTAGTAGCGCGGCTGGCAGCAGGATGAGCGCGTAGACGGCTCCGGCCAGTGTAAGGACGCCACCGAATAGAAATACGGTGGACGGAGCGAACCCCGCCACGGACGATAGCAGGTAGTCCACACCCGCGGCGAGAAACGCCCCGGCCCAGGAAAGCCAGTTGGCGGCGGCGATGACGCCTCCCCGCTGGGATGCTTCAGGCCGGTACTGGATCAGCGCGCCGATGGGCACGATGAAGAACCCTCCGGCGAATCCCAGTCCCACCAGCGCGGCGGCAACTTGAAAAAACGTAAGGTCGGATTGCGATAATGTCGCTGACATCACCACCAAGCCGACGGCGCCGAGCGGGACCAGTCCGAGCTCGATCTTGTTGCCGGAGAGATATCCAGCCGCCAATGCTCCCACGCCAATGCCCACGGCCACTGCGGCCTGTAGATAGCCGTTCTGCGTGTCCCCCAGCTCCAGAACATCCTTGCCATAGCGCAGGATGTTGGCCTGCAGCAGCGTGGCCAGAAACAGGAAGTATCCGTTGCCCAGAACAGCGAGCGCCAGCGTGCGGTCGCTACGAATCGTCCGGAGCTGGACCATAAGCTCCGAAACCTGATTCAGACGAAACTGCCGCGATGGGTTTTCGACCGGCGTGCGGCGAATGCCGAACATGACCAGGAAGCCAAGAAACGCTGTTCCCACAAGGATGGCCGCGCCCCAGTGCGTGCGGCCCTGATACGCTTCGGAGAGCGCGCCACCGGCAACCGTTCCCACGATGCCGGAGATGTAGGTGGCGAACTGAAGAAGGCCGTTGCCCCAGGACATTTTCTTTTCAGGCAGCAGCTCGGGCAGCAGGCCCCACTTGGATGGCCCGAACAGGGCGGACTGCGCGCTGATGAGAAACACCACCGTCAGCAGCAGCGGCACGCTGCCCAGCGCCAGCGCCAGTACGCCCAGCGACATGGAGAACAGCTCAACGGCTTTTAGCGCGATCGAGACATCGCGCTTGCTGTAGCGGTCGGCGAGATAGCCGCCCATCATGGAAAACAGGATGAACGGAAGCGCGAACAGCGCGAGGGTCAGGGAGACCAGTGAGTTGCGATCCGCCTGCGAGAGTCCCAGCCCCAGCACGAAAAAAGTTACCAGCGTGCGGAATGAGAGATCGTTGAATGCTTCCTGAAACGAAGCCGCGAACAGACTCCAGAATCCGCGCCTCTGGTAAACGATGGGATCACCGGTCGGCACGTTGGAGGTGGAAGTTGTCATGTAATTCAGCTTTTGCGGTTGCCTGACTACCTTAAGAACCAGAGTATATCAGCGCTCCAGAAGAGCAACAAACTCAAGCCGATCCAGCCGTTGGTGGTGAAGAACGCGGCGTCCAACTTTGAAAGATCGTCCGGCTTCACCAGGCTGTGCTCATAGACGAGCAGCGCGCCAACCACGCCGAGTCCCAGAAAACTGAGCCAGCGCAGTTGTGAAATCCAGGCCAGCCAGATCAGCAACGCCAGCATCACAATGTGAAACAAGATGGCGACATGAAGCGAGCGCGCAATCCCCCAGCGTTGCGGAATACTGTGCAGCCCCGTGCGCCGATCGAAGTCGATATCCTGGCAGGCGTAGAGTACGTCGAAGCCGGCCGTCCACAGCGTTACCGCTCCGGTCAGCAGAAGGATCTCGCCGTTCAGCGTGCCGCGCACGGCGATCCAGGCGGCGGCGGGCGCGATGCCCAGGCAGAACCCGAGTACGAGATGCGAAAGGAAGGTGATGCGCTTGGTGTAGGAGTATGCGAATAATATGACCAGCGCCAAAGGCGAAAGTAACAATGCCAATGGATTCAGTTGCGCCGCGGCGAAGACCAGGACCGCGGAAGAAATCACAGCGAATCCTGCGACGTACGCTACGCTCAATTGTCCGGCGGGCAGAGCGCGGCCGGCGGTGCGTGGATTGGCGGCGTCAATGCGGCGGTCCACGAGGCGGTTGAAACTCATCGCCGCCGAGCGCGCGCCGATCATGGCGACGATAATCCATAAAAGTTGATGGCCCGTAGGCCAGCCGCGCGCGGCAAGCAGTCCGCCAATCAACGCAAAGGGCAGCGCGAAGACGGAGTGCTCCACCTTGATCATCTCCAGCGTGACGCGAAGATTGCGCCAACCGGACAGGGGCCGGACCGAAGCGGAGTCTGGTGGTCTGGATTGCATAGTCATCGTATAGTCTGGGCCATCCCGCCGGGCGCGGCCCGTGTACAATTAACGCTGGCGCTTGGCAACGCTGGCGCTTGGCCTACGCGGCGGAACTTTATTATACGGTATCGGGGCAATTCAGATGACGGAACGGCAGATTCTCAAACTGCTCGAGGATGTGCGCAGCGGCAAGCTCACACCTCTGCGCGCCGCCGCCAAACTAAAGCATCTGCCGTTCGAGGACCTGGACTTCGCCAAAATCGATCATCATCGCATGTTGCGACAAGGCATGACCGAGACCGTCTACGGAGCGGGGAAGACGCCGGAACAGATCGAGCGGATTGTGCGGCAAATGATGAAGCGTTCGCCGAACGTGCTGGTAACGCGTGCCAGCGCGGCGGCGGCCGCACGCTTGAAACGGTTGACGAAGCACGCCGTTTTTCACGCGCTCTCCGGCTGCATCGCCATTCATCGCGATCACGAGGTGCACGGCAAGGGAAAGATTCTGGTGGCCTCGGCGGGATCGTCGGATATTCCTGTGGCGGAAGAGGCGATCATCACGGCGGAACTGCTGGGCAATGAAGTCGCCCATATTTACGACGTGGGCGTGGCGGGGATTCACCGGCTGCTGCATCACCACGCACAGCTCGTGGAGGCCCGCGTGATCATCTGCGCTGCCGGGATGGAGGGCGCGCTGCCCAGCGTGGTCGCCGGACTGGTGGCCGTCCCGGTAATCGCCGTGCCCACCAGCATTGGTTACGGCGCCAGCTTCGGCGGCGTTGCCGCGCTGCTCGGTATGCTGAATAGCTGCTCGAGCAACGTGGCCGTAGTCAACATTGACAACGGCTTCGGCGCTGGCTGTCTGGCCGCGCTCATCAATCGTTTATAACAGGCGTGTATAGCGGGCGATTGTAAACTGACGATTGGAAACCGGCGGTTGTAAACTGGTGTCATCAGTGGGAGGTATGCATGGCGTCGAGTGCAAAAGCTGCTTGTGAACAATATGTTGTAGACCGCATGGGCAAAAAGAAGGGAGTGATTCTGTCGCTGGCGAAATATGAGCAGTTGCTGGAGGATATCCACGACTTGGCTGTTGTCGCCGAACGCCGCGATGAAAGGCCCATCAACCTGAAAGAGATGAGACGCCGACTCAAGCAAAATGGACCTGTATAGCGTTGTCCTCAAGCCTACGGTTGAAAAAGATCTGCGTCGGCTGCCCGGCCCGATCACCCTCCGCGTTATGGAACGCATCCAAGGCTTGGCGAGCGAGCCGTTCCCGCCTGGCAGCATAAAACTTTCCGGCACAGAGAAACTTTGTCGACTACGAGTAGGTGATTACCGGATCATCTATGAAGTAGATAGAGCCGCCCGCGTCGTTACAGTGGACTAAGTCCGGCATCGGCGGGATGCTTATCGAAAGTTGCCGCATTGAATGTAGCGAGCACACACCGGCAGAACTGTATTTAGTTATTGATGAGCCGCCGGGGCGGGCGTTTCCGTGTAGCTGGTGGCCATGGAACGGAACGCAGGCAGATACTGTTCCCACTTTTCCGGTGAGACGAATCCTTCGATCACCATGTCATTCTTTGCCGTGCGTATGACCATAAGGTAGATGCGTACCGGGACTTGCTGCGATGCTTCCTTGGCTTCCGCGGTGATTTCGTAAGCGTTGAATTCGCCAACCTTAGTGGCCCTTTCCATCAAGTTCGTGACTTCAGTGAACTGCGAGTTGGCGGTGAGTTCCGCCTTGGCGAAGGTCTCAATCGGCGCTACCACGGTGGCATCGGAGGGAAAAACCAATACGATCGGTTCGTCGGGCGTGAGCGCCTCTTCGGCTTCCTTGCGCACCAGCAGCACGCCGCCGGGGCGTCGTCCGCGAATCTCGAAGGCATCGTCAAAATTCAGTTTAAAGCTCAGTCCGGAGAACGGATCAATCGTCCTGGTGGGGTCCCATTTGATGCCCAACATGCTGGCGCGCAGCGAGGATGCCAGCTCGGCTTCGGCCTTCTCCGGCACCGTTGCCGCG from Acidobacteriota bacterium encodes the following:
- a CDS encoding MFS transporter → MTTSTSNVPTGDPIVYQRRGFWSLFAASFQEAFNDLSFRTLVTFFVLGLGLSQADRNSLVSLTLALFALPFILFSMMGGYLADRYSKRDVSIALKAVELFSMSLGVLALALGSVPLLLTVVFLISAQSALFGPSKWGLLPELLPEKKMSWGNGLLQFATYISGIVGTVAGGALSEAYQGRTHWGAAILVGTAFLGFLVMFGIRRTPVENPSRQFRLNQVSELMVQLRTIRSDRTLALAVLGNGYFLFLATLLQANILRYGKDVLELGDTQNGYLQAAVAVGIGVGALAAGYLSGNKIELGLVPLGAVGLVVMSATLSQSDLTFFQVAAALVGLGFAGGFFIVPIGALIQYRPEASQRGGVIAAANWLSWAGAFLAAGVDYLLSSVAGFAPSTVFLFGGVLTLAGAVYALILLPAALLRFLLWLLTVTIYRIRVLGRDNIPENGGALLVSNHLSMIDAILVQASSDRTIRFLMDREWYDKPWLKPFVKLLEVIPVSSHSSARDLLHSLREAHDVVAGGGVACIFAEGQITRTGNLLPFRRGFERIMRGPEGTLDAPIIPVHLDNLWGSIFSYERGRFVWKPPRRIPYPVIVSYGQPMAATATPAEVRVRVQELHPDAFQHHREWLQPLHRCFLSTARRHPFRFAMADARVPKLSWFATLLKTIFLGRRLKKVWVGQEKVGILLPPSVGGALVNYAALIAGKVPVNLNYTASNEIVADCARQCNLKTVITSRLFLEKVPMQVPGKTIFLEDLAQNPRITEKLFALLLAFTPARIIERALGSRRPAALDDIATVIFSSGSTGVPKGVVLTQFNLAANLEQASQIIHFLPADRILGVLPFFHSFGFLACLWLPPAVRIGVVFHPNPTEAKAIGELVRKYAVTILMSTPTFLQNYIRRCEPEEFGSLRVVITGAEKLPQRVVEAFEERFGLRPLEGYGCTECAPLVAANTGDIRAPGMRQVGARRGKIGQPVPGMAVRIVDPETGAPVSMGQPGLLLVRGPNVMTGYLGMPEKTAEVLRDGWYSTGDMAFVDEEGFIEITDRLSRFSKIGGEMVPHIKIEETLQALAGITEQVFAVASLPDEKKGERLVVLHTLNDEQITQCVARLADAPALPNLWKPDKRAYYRVEAIPYLGSGKLDLRRIRELARQMTNTN
- a CDS encoding 4-hydroxybenzoate octaprenyltransferase — protein: MQSRPPDSASVRPLSGWRNLRVTLEMIKVEHSVFALPFALIGGLLAARGWPTGHQLLWIIVAMIGARSAAMSFNRLVDRRIDAANPRTAGRALPAGQLSVAYVAGFAVISSAVLVFAAAQLNPLALLLSPLALVILFAYSYTKRITFLSHLVLGFCLGIAPAAAWIAVRGTLNGEILLLTGAVTLWTAGFDVLYACQDIDFDRRTGLHSIPQRWGIARSLHVAILFHIVMLALLIWLAWISQLRWLSFLGLGVVGALLVYEHSLVKPDDLSKLDAAFFTTNGWIGLSLLLFWSADILWFLR
- the larB gene encoding nickel pincer cofactor biosynthesis protein LarB; the encoded protein is MTERQILKLLEDVRSGKLTPLRAAAKLKHLPFEDLDFAKIDHHRMLRQGMTETVYGAGKTPEQIERIVRQMMKRSPNVLVTRASAAAAARLKRLTKHAVFHALSGCIAIHRDHEVHGKGKILVASAGSSDIPVAEEAIITAELLGNEVAHIYDVGVAGIHRLLHHHAQLVEARVIICAAGMEGALPSVVAGLVAVPVIAVPTSIGYGASFGGVAALLGMLNSCSSNVAVVNIDNGFGAGCLAALINRL
- a CDS encoding type II toxin-antitoxin system Phd/YefM family antitoxin; translation: MASSAKAACEQYVVDRMGKKKGVILSLAKYEQLLEDIHDLAVVAERRDERPINLKEMRRRLKQNGPV
- a CDS encoding type II toxin-antitoxin system RelE/ParE family toxin, whose protein sequence is MDLYSVVLKPTVEKDLRRLPGPITLRVMERIQGLASEPFPPGSIKLSGTEKLCRLRVGDYRIIYEVDRAARVVTVD